TGTCGGTGACCCCGGGCAGGAACCCTACCTCGATCGCATGATCGAAGTCGGCCTCGGTCGGCCGGTCTACGGAGTACTGCTGGACGACGGGGTTGCTGAGCTGCGCACCGATCTGCGAGAGTTCCTCGGGGGAGAAGTCTCTTCTGGAGGTCGCTATGGTATAGACGTCGACGAGATGCAGCTCGCGCAGGGGGAAGCCCAGCGAGCGGAACCTCTCGGTACGCGTCGGCAGCCGTGGATCGCGGGAGTATTGTACCTCTATCCGGTGGACGTACGAGGCCATGTATATATATGGGTTGGATCTGGTGAAAAGGGCTACGATGGGGTGGGGGGTTGGGTTTGAGATGACGTAACCAGACCCTCTCTTTTCAGCACGCCTGTGTCATCTGGGCGAGCCGAACCGTTTTTGTCCGTATTTCAAAAATTAAGTCCATAAATGGGCATCTATAAACTTTTTCTCGCCTTGATGATATGTAAAATATCAAAATAAAAAGGAATGGTATCCTTTGGCGGATCTTCTGGATTGACTAAAGCCCTTCGAAAATCTGATTTTTCATAGAATTCTACAGAGGTTGGCTTAGAGTCAACAGTTAGAATTCTACATCCGACATTTTCAGTGATGCCGCCCACTATAGAAAAGATTTCTATGAGCATATTGGTTCCGATACCGCGATGTCGGTAATTGTCGTGAACTGCCAGCCTTGCAATTTTTATTGCCGGGTAAAATCGATATTTATAACCCTTTATTCGATCTCCTCGTATCATTTCCTCTTTTTCGATGCAATCGGTTACGAGCGTAAAATATCCCACAAGAGTTTCCCCCCAAAAAACTACCCGGGTGACGGAGAAAAAACGGTTCTGGCACCGCAATGCATCTTCTTTTAGAAATTCCTCTAAATCAATTTCTTCGGGCTTACTGCAACACGAAAAAGAATTAACGTCAACTCCTTCATGGAGAGTGACGTACTCCAACTCTTCATCAGGAATTGGTTCTACCATTAAGATCGCTTTTGAGAACGCACCGCGGCTTCCTTGACTAAAAACTGACCGCGTGTGCTCAGAACGTTGTGCTCAAGGAATTTCTCGAACCTACGAGCATCCTCACCCTTTAATTTCAATCCTAACTCGATAGCCTTCGCCATTACACCCACCCCGCATATGTGGCGTGCGTATGTATTACATGTGCAATACAATGAGATATACGCATCTGAAGGACATATATATCTTTCCGTACCTCTGCCGGGAATATGTCTCTGCAGTGTTCATCCCCCGTCTGCCCATCAAATTATCGAAAATATGCCTCCGATTTTGGAAATGAGTTAGTAAATAGGATTTTAAGCCCCAGCCGAGATTTGAACTCGGGACCTGCTGATTACAAGTCAGCCGCTCTGCCAGCTAAGCCACTGGGGCATCCTCTATACATTAGCCCTCTCGATAAAAAAAGGTGGCGCTTATTCCTGGCAGCCTCCTCCCGTTACCTCCGCAGACAGCAGAGCGGTCCCACAGGATCCACAGAATAACTTCTTCTGATAGTTCCCGCACTCCTGGCATACCATAAGGCAATCCCGCCAATACCAACTTATTTACTCAAAAAAGATGGTATCGTATCTAACAGGGCACCCGGGTAAATGGAGCAGAAACCTCTCGCCAGATTAAGGTGTCAGTGGTTTCATCATAGTCGAGATCCATATGCGAAATTTTCGTAGGATCGTGAGGGTTCGCACAAGAAACGTAAATCACGTTTGTGGTTGGATCTTGAGACCAGTGGATGATCATCGGGTATCCTACAGTAAGCCGCCCGGTTCCTCCCGATTGTAATTCAAGGTGATATGTACCCGTGCTATTACCTTTGTATGTGTCCAATTCCCAGCATCCAACAACGGTTTTGGGCGGGATCGTGGTTGGCACGGGTGTGGGGATCGTGGTAGGAACGACAATAGGGGCAAGGGTTGCGTCAATATACGACGTATTGCCTGCCTGGACCTCAACATCCATGTCCCATGCTGTATGGTCATGGAGTCGAAGTTCAACCTGATAGGAACCATTCGGCAGATCCGGGATCCTTGAAGGAGTCGTCCCGCGATAGACGCCATCAAGATAAATCTCCGCCCCCTGAGGAGTTGATGAGAGTTCAAGCGATCCTGTTGCCTGTTGTATGGGCGATTGAGTATTGCTGGTGGTTGTGGTACTACAGCCAGAGGAAAGAATGAGAGCGGTAAGGGCGACCAGCACACATAATTGCTTATGCATATTCAATGAGGATTATTTCCTATTCGATATAGATTTCGAAACTGTGTTTTAATCATTGTTAAAATAAGGCAATAACAGCAATTAGTTATAGAATAACTCTTCAATTTAACCGTTGTTCAAAATAAGAAGCCCCAGTCGTGATTTGAACACGGGACCTGCTGATTACAAGTCAGCAGCTCTGCCAGTTAAGCCACTGGTGCATACCTTAATATCATGGGCTGTCTGCGGTAAAACAGATGGCGCCGGCTCTCCTCACTCCTCCCCGGCATCTCCCGGTTGATCGCCGTAACTCGCACCTAACGGTGCTCGCGCTCCGTTCCTGACGGAACGTCGTGACTCGCACCTAGTGGTGCTCGCGCTCCTGCCGCTCGCTACTCTCGCGCCAATCGCGCTCCCAAATAACTTCGCCATCATAGAGAATCCGCCGGACCCGGTGATACGGGATACAGGCAACATGCGTCCCGGCGTCCACCTCCAGGTACTGCGCATCGAGCGCGACGACCCGGTCGCCCCGCACCGTGGAGCGGTCGCCGGGCGCCCCCCGGTCGACGTACTCGACCTCGACCCGCGAGAAGTCGTAGCCGGGGTCATGATAGAACCGGAGCAGCAACCGGTGGCTCGTCCGCATACCACGGCCACCTCGCCCCGCCGGACCATAAAGGTGCAGGGTGCCGCCGTTGTCCCGGTTCACCGGGACGGCCGGCCGGCGAACCGGGCCGTGAGAAGACGGCAGAGACGGGCCTGCAACGTTCATAACAGAGAAGCACAGAAGTACCAGCAGGATGTCGCACCTCACCGTCGATCTCGGAGGCCGGCCCGGCCTCGACTGCCGGGGATTCTGTTCGTACTGCTACTTCAAACACGTCAAGGGGACGACCGCGTTCGGCTGCAGGTTCTGCCTCCCCTTCCAAATTGGCTGCGACTACTGCACCCGGGGCGTGCGCGAGGAGTACTCGGGGTTCAAGGACCTCCGGACCGTCGCCGACGAGACGCTCGCGAACCTCCAGGGGATCGGCGACGATATCGACCGGATCACCATCAGCGGCGGCGGTGACCCGAGCTGCTACCCCGAGTTCCGCGACCTCGTCGAACTGCTCGGCAGCATGGAGGCGCCGCTCCACATCGGCTACACCAGCGGCAAGGGATTCGACGACCCGGCCATAGCCGACTTCCTCATCGAGAACGGTCTCTCCGAGGTCTCCTACACCGTCTTCGCCGCCGACCCGGACCTCCGGCGGCAGTGGATGCACGACCCGACGCCGGAAGCCTCGCTCGCGGTCCTCGACCGGCTCTGCGGCGCAATCGACGTCTATGCCGCAGCAGTCGTTCTTCCCGGCGTCAACGACGGCGAAACCCTGGAACAGACCTGCGCGTGGCTGGAGGAGCGGGGTGCAAAAGGGCTGATCCTGATGCGGTTTGCCAACCGGACCGACCAGGGGCTCATCCTCGGCAACGCGCCCCTCATCGAGGGGCAGCAGGTCCATACCGTCGACGAGTTCCACGAGATCGTCACCGACTTGAACGAACGGTTCTCAATGAAGATCAGCGGGACCCCGCTCGGCGACCCCTCGATCGGGTCGCCGTTCGCGATCCTCCACGAGCCCGACCTCTTAAAGAAACTCCCCCGGGTCCGGAAGCGTGCGACGGTGATCACCGGAAGCGTCGCGGCCCCCTTCATCCAGCGGATCCTCTCGATCCGGGGCTCGATCTCGAGGGTTGTTGCGGTCAAGAAGGAGATCGCCTGCCTCATCACCGCCGACGACCTCGCCGGGGTGAACCTGGCGAAACTCGAGGACGTCGTGATCCTCCCCGGCCGGGCGTTCGTCCATGACGCCGAAGCCCAAAAGATCCTCTCCGCCGACGGCGTCGACCGCGAGGTGGTGCGCGGCCCCGAGATGCTGACGGCCGACGCGGAGATGAGCATGGGCATGACCCGGACGGAAGTGCTCGAAAAGGAGATGGAGGGGTTCGCAGCCCTGATCAACACGATCAACCGCTACGGCCGGTGACGGGCGGGCATGCCGGGAGCGTGAACCGGAACGCAGCGCCGCGTTCGGGATGCCCCGGCACCCGGTCCTCGACCCATACCCGGCCGCCGTAACGCTCGACCAGGGTGCGGGTGATATGGAGACCGAGCCCTTTGCCGCTCTTTCTCCCGCTTTTCCTGAATTTCTCAAAGACCCGGGTCTTCTCGGCGTCCGGTATCCCGGGACCGGTGTCCTCGACCGAGACCAGGGCAGTCCCGCCTTCCTCCCGGGAGGTGATCAGGACCGAGACGCCGGGGCCGCCGAACTTGACGGCGTTGCCGATGAGGTTTACGAAGACCGCCGACAGGAGGTCGTCGGCAGAGACCCACCGGTCCTCCGGCAGGTAGCGGATATCGACGTCCGGGAAGAAGCAGATGACGCTCCTCGCGATGTGGTCGAGGTTCACCGGCCCGGGCACGAGGGCCTCTTCCGCGATCCGCCGGATCGTCGAGACGTTCCCGATGATCTCGGCGCTCTGCCTGACGGCGGCCGCGAGCTTCCCGGCAAGGTCCTTCTCCGGCCCGGAGAGCGTCTCGGCAAGGAGCGTTGCGTAGCCGATGGCGACGGTGTTTGCGTTGTTGATGTCGTGGGTCATGAGATCCAGGTAGAAGT
This portion of the Methanoculleus oceani genome encodes:
- a CDS encoding DUF504 domain-containing protein, translating into MRTSHRLLLRFYHDPGYDFSRVEVEYVDRGAPGDRSTVRGDRVVALDAQYLEVDAGTHVACIPYHRVRRILYDGEVIWERDWRESSERQEREHH
- a CDS encoding GNAT family N-acetyltransferase, which gives rise to MVEPIPDEELEYVTLHEGVDVNSFSCCSKPEEIDLEEFLKEDALRCQNRFFSVTRVVFWGETLVGYFTLVTDCIEKEEMIRGDRIKGYKYRFYPAIKIARLAVHDNYRHRGIGTNMLIEIFSIVGGITENVGCRILTVDSKPTSVEFYEKSDFRRALVNPEDPPKDTIPFYFDILHIIKARKSL
- a CDS encoding PEGA domain-containing protein, which translates into the protein MHKQLCVLVALTALILSSGCSTTTTSNTQSPIQQATGSLELSSTPQGAEIYLDGVYRGTTPSRIPDLPNGSYQVELRLHDHTAWDMDVEVQAGNTSYIDATLAPIVVPTTIPTPVPTTIPPKTVVGCWELDTYKGNSTGTYHLELQSGGTGRLTVGYPMIIHWSQDPTTNVIYVSCANPHDPTKISHMDLDYDETTDTLIWREVSAPFTRVPC
- the mmp10 gene encoding methyl coenzyme M reductase-arginine methyltransferase Mmp10 (Mmp10 (methanogenesis marker protein 10) is a cobalamin-requiring radical SAM methyltransferase that creates the methylarginine modification to methyl coenzyme M reductase.), which gives rise to MSHLTVDLGGRPGLDCRGFCSYCYFKHVKGTTAFGCRFCLPFQIGCDYCTRGVREEYSGFKDLRTVADETLANLQGIGDDIDRITISGGGDPSCYPEFRDLVELLGSMEAPLHIGYTSGKGFDDPAIADFLIENGLSEVSYTVFAADPDLRRQWMHDPTPEASLAVLDRLCGAIDVYAAAVVLPGVNDGETLEQTCAWLEERGAKGLILMRFANRTDQGLILGNAPLIEGQQVHTVDEFHEIVTDLNERFSMKISGTPLGDPSIGSPFAILHEPDLLKKLPRVRKRATVITGSVAAPFIQRILSIRGSISRVVAVKKEIACLITADDLAGVNLAKLEDVVILPGRAFVHDAEAQKILSADGVDREVVRGPEMLTADAEMSMGMTRTEVLEKEMEGFAALINTINRYGR